The Nitrospira sp. genome contains a region encoding:
- a CDS encoding replication initiation factor domain-containing protein, protein MSGWTLRMGWLRFTIPSSTVDEVIHLIGGDWIKDQKGFQGYQQSWLSRGNTGGLGRIGTGAKRNVREVHVDLSQELISDWTYEKFQHIAQWVFDKQGHFGRIDIALDDRSGLIDVDHLYQAVAIGQCVSHFRQSRLIAGLDIGSGSDTGKTLCLGSRQSDTYLRIYDKAAEQRAKERPVQGSWLRWEMEWKNERAQAVGLALSTLDQEAFQRYIVGVFRTAVDFRDCTRADDPKDRYYAPLLDWWKVLTEGMERAKLAIVKSVRKIEEVKLWAEKSLSPMLGLLCAHPEAGERWLVKTIVDGVDRWRSKHLALLQSGQELAKAKRKLRWWNPRDGFSAAYATPAS, encoded by the coding sequence ATGAGCGGATGGACTCTCAGGATGGGATGGTTGCGGTTCACGATTCCGAGTTCCACGGTCGACGAAGTGATTCATCTGATCGGCGGCGACTGGATCAAAGATCAAAAAGGCTTTCAAGGCTACCAGCAGAGCTGGCTCTCACGCGGGAATACGGGCGGACTGGGGCGGATTGGGACTGGCGCGAAACGCAATGTTCGTGAAGTCCACGTGGATCTCTCACAGGAACTCATCAGCGACTGGACCTATGAAAAGTTTCAGCACATTGCCCAGTGGGTTTTCGACAAGCAAGGGCATTTCGGGCGAATCGATATTGCCCTCGACGATCGGAGCGGGCTGATCGATGTGGATCATCTCTATCAAGCCGTCGCCATCGGCCAATGTGTCTCCCACTTCCGCCAGTCCCGCCTGATCGCCGGCCTTGATATTGGGTCCGGCTCGGACACCGGCAAAACCCTCTGCCTAGGTTCTCGGCAATCCGACACCTATCTCCGGATCTACGACAAAGCTGCCGAGCAGCGAGCGAAGGAGCGACCAGTTCAAGGCTCGTGGCTGCGGTGGGAAATGGAATGGAAGAACGAGAGAGCGCAGGCGGTGGGGTTGGCACTGTCCACGCTCGATCAGGAGGCGTTCCAACGCTACATCGTGGGTGTCTTCCGCACGGCGGTGGACTTCCGCGACTGCACCAGAGCCGATGATCCGAAGGATCGCTATTACGCACCGCTGCTGGACTGGTGGAAGGTGCTGACCGAGGGGATGGAGCGGGCCAAGCTCGCGATCGTGAAGTCGGTCAGGAAGATCGAAGAGGTCAAACTCTGGGCGGAAAAAAGCCTGTCGCCGATGCTAGGGCTGCTCTGTGCCCATCCGGAGGCCGGCGAACGGTGGCTCGTCAAAACCATTGTCGATGGAGTGGATCGATGGCGAAGCAAACATCTGGCGCTCCTCCAGAGCGGCCAGGAACTCGCGAAAGCGAAACGCAAGCTGCGGTGGTGGAACCCGAGAGACGGGTTCTCTGCCGCCTATGCCACACCGGCATCTTAA
- a CDS encoding helix-turn-helix domain-containing protein: protein MKRTLLSVKEVAHELGVSVQSIRRAYWSGSIPAYRVNKMLRFDLERVQQIFLAKGSARGVRASSMRPAAPAGGASRKKAPAQ, encoded by the coding sequence ATGAAACGGACCCTCTTGTCGGTGAAGGAAGTGGCCCACGAGCTCGGGGTGAGCGTGCAATCGATTCGGCGCGCGTACTGGAGCGGGTCGATTCCCGCATATCGGGTGAACAAGATGCTCCGCTTCGATCTCGAACGAGTGCAGCAGATCTTCTTGGCCAAAGGGTCAGCCAGAGGGGTGCGTGCTTCGAGCATGCGTCCGGCGGCGCCAGCCGGCGGCGCATCGCGCAAGAAAGCCCCCGCTCAGTAA
- a CDS encoding SDR family oxidoreductase, with protein sequence MTLVVFGATGRTGRVVISHALAAGYHVRALVRTPRLGDLPIGVEIWQGDVQDPGVVEKVIRGTDAVVSCLGAKLLETFSHKGRVNTYGMPHIVASMQKHHVGRIVAMSSYGAGDSLLQMGLIGRLGMRTVMRGVLADMNALEITVQATSLNWTIVRPVALKDTSSHKGLVIDRPGAISIRDWVTRSDVVAYMLACLGDPATFKRTLLLSEPR encoded by the coding sequence ATGACCCTTGTCGTCTTCGGGGCCACCGGTCGCACGGGCCGTGTCGTGATCTCCCATGCCCTCGCCGCCGGCTATCACGTGAGGGCGTTGGTACGGACCCCAAGACTCGGTGATCTTCCGATCGGGGTCGAGATCTGGCAGGGCGATGTCCAGGATCCCGGTGTCGTGGAAAAGGTCATCAGAGGGACTGACGCGGTTGTCTCCTGTTTGGGGGCTAAGCTATTGGAGACTTTTTCCCACAAAGGCCGCGTCAATACCTATGGGATGCCCCACATCGTGGCGAGCATGCAGAAGCATCATGTCGGGCGCATCGTCGCCATGTCGTCTTACGGTGCCGGAGACTCTCTCCTGCAGATGGGGCTGATCGGCCGACTCGGCATGCGGACGGTCATGCGCGGGGTCCTCGCTGACATGAACGCCCTTGAGATAACCGTGCAGGCCACATCTCTCAATTGGACCATCGTTCGTCCGGTCGCGCTTAAAGATACTTCTTCGCACAAAGGTCTGGTCATTGATCGCCCTGGAGCCATCAGCATCCGTGATTGGGTGACCCGCTCCGATGTTGTGGCCTACATGCTGGCGTGTCTCGGGGATCCGGCCACGTTCAAACGCACACTGCTGTTGTCTGAGCCTCGTTAA
- a CDS encoding MarR family transcriptional regulator has protein sequence MALFRLVETLRGEHEEAAASVGLTASQATILTLLSEPHSMRTFADQMGCDASNITGIVDRLEAKRLVVRAADTTDRRVKRIARTPAGEAAVKQFQRKLMSASSLAKLTPKARQGLLIALAEVQGSTTQ, from the coding sequence ATGGCCCTGTTTCGGCTTGTGGAAACCTTGCGGGGAGAACACGAGGAGGCGGCCGCATCAGTGGGACTCACCGCGAGTCAGGCGACGATCCTCACCTTACTGTCGGAGCCACACTCAATGCGGACGTTTGCGGACCAGATGGGGTGTGATGCTTCGAACATCACCGGCATTGTGGACCGACTCGAAGCCAAGCGTCTGGTGGTCCGGGCAGCCGATACAACGGATCGGAGAGTGAAGCGAATCGCACGAACTCCAGCAGGGGAAGCCGCCGTGAAACAGTTTCAACGCAAGCTCATGTCAGCATCTTCCCTGGCCAAATTGACTCCCAAAGCCCGACAGGGATTACTCATCGCACTCGCCGAAGTCCAGGGCTCAACCACTCAGTAG
- a CDS encoding ribbon-helix-helix protein, CopG family yields the protein MGRNSSDSKANHKVLDRQRHDYVVVVKLAGSLVRSIDQEAEAEGLTRSAIIRRVLKRKYESESPVTAQDVKSIDFL from the coding sequence ATGGGAAGAAATTCTTCCGATTCAAAAGCTAATCACAAGGTACTAGATCGACAGCGTCATGATTATGTCGTAGTGGTAAAACTCGCCGGATCTCTTGTGCGCTCCATCGATCAAGAGGCCGAAGCCGAAGGTCTCACCAGATCCGCTATAATTCGTCGGGTCCTCAAAAGGAAATACGAATCCGAATCACCCGTCACGGCACAGGACGTCAAGTCCATCGATTTCCTCTGA
- a CDS encoding helix-turn-helix transcriptional regulator gives MEPRGKVSPEAQFGNEIAKLRKKVGISQEELGFRAGVHRTYISQLERGIKSPTLSVILRLAYAMKIRPSKLVATLDKRSD, from the coding sequence ATGGAACCCCGTGGCAAGGTCTCGCCGGAAGCACAGTTTGGAAATGAGATTGCCAAACTGAGAAAAAAGGTAGGAATCTCTCAAGAAGAGCTCGGGTTTCGGGCAGGAGTTCATCGAACCTACATCAGTCAGCTAGAACGGGGAATAAAGTCGCCGACATTGAGCGTAATACTCAGATTAGCTTACGCGATGAAGATTCGTCCGAGCAAATTGGTCGCCACTTTAGATAAACGCAGCGACTAA
- a CDS encoding DEAD/DEAH box helicase family protein, producing the protein MTNLTPYHSKYFAHELTKRCPSDSIEKLASALVDAQVDLNPHQIEAALFAFRSPLSKGALLADEVGLGKTIEAGLVLSQKWAERKRRILVITPSNLRKQWHQELLEKFFLPCRILETKSYKETVRQGYAQPFECDDIVICSYQFARSKAAEISLMQWDLVVIDEAHRLRNVYKPTNVISNTLKQSLKDAPKLLLTATPLQNSLLELYGLVSVVDDRIFGDLKSFKDQFANLHNQVTFDTLKARLQPLCKRTLRRQVLPYVRYTKRLPMVQPFTPAESEDRLYHLVSDYLRRGNLQALPSSQRSLMTLVLRKLLASSSFAIAGALDSMSSRLRERLRLADGPTPLEEALEEDFEALDEMAEEWEEDEDVAEVLTEADRKIIQQEIDDLEGFRKLALSITHNAKGQALLTALRTAFVKASDLGAAQKAIIFTESRRTQEYLLRVLAESPWKDHIVLFNGSNNDEKSKQIYQAWLERHQGTDRVTGSRSADMRSALVDYFKEQGRIMIATEAGAEGINLQFCSLVVNYDLPWNPQRIEQRIGRCHRYGQKHDVVVVNFLNQTNEADQHVFRLLSEKFQLFEGVFGASDEVLGAIESGVDFEKRIADIYQRCRTPQEIKTSFDQLQSELGTQIDEAMTRARQLLLEHFDDEVREKLRVSDESSRQYLNRYERMLMDLTRFELWDHADFLSDSAFRLNSCPFKGEIPLGLYELPRRTGDAHLYRLAHPLAEQILEQAKRRMLDPAELAFEYGKHDGKVSVVEPFIGKSGIMSVSLFTVDALDQAEDYLICTGVTDHGEVLDEGVARRLLSLPGIVTKPASSLFDHLALRARAEEQQEVIRKQISRRNAEFFENEVDKLDSWADDLKVGLERNIKEFDRQIKEARKAAVAAITLEEKLAGQKQIKAIEAERSKLRRALFDAQDEIDRRREQLINEIEGKLQQKVSSEQLFTIRWVVR; encoded by the coding sequence TTGACGAATCTCACTCCGTACCACTCCAAATACTTCGCACACGAACTCACCAAGCGGTGTCCCTCCGATAGCATAGAGAAGCTGGCCTCTGCCTTGGTCGACGCTCAAGTTGATCTGAATCCTCACCAAATCGAAGCCGCTCTCTTTGCATTTCGATCGCCACTCTCAAAAGGTGCCCTTCTCGCCGATGAGGTGGGGCTCGGTAAGACGATCGAAGCTGGTCTTGTCCTGTCGCAGAAATGGGCGGAGCGCAAACGACGAATTCTAGTCATTACCCCGTCAAACCTTCGCAAGCAGTGGCACCAGGAGTTACTGGAAAAGTTCTTCCTTCCGTGCCGCATACTAGAAACAAAGTCCTACAAAGAAACCGTTCGTCAGGGATATGCCCAACCCTTTGAGTGCGATGACATCGTTATCTGCTCGTATCAGTTTGCTCGTTCGAAAGCGGCCGAGATCAGTCTGATGCAGTGGGATCTTGTCGTGATCGACGAAGCCCATCGCTTGCGAAACGTCTACAAGCCGACCAACGTCATTTCCAATACTCTGAAGCAAAGCCTGAAAGACGCACCGAAGCTTCTTCTCACCGCGACACCATTACAGAACTCGCTGCTTGAATTGTATGGGTTAGTGAGTGTGGTCGACGACCGTATATTCGGCGATCTCAAGAGCTTTAAGGACCAGTTTGCGAATCTACACAACCAAGTGACCTTCGACACGCTGAAAGCGCGTCTACAACCGCTCTGCAAGCGGACGTTACGCCGCCAAGTTTTGCCTTATGTGCGCTATACGAAGCGCTTGCCAATGGTACAGCCGTTTACACCGGCGGAGAGTGAAGATCGGCTCTATCACCTCGTCTCTGACTATCTTCGGCGGGGTAACTTGCAAGCTCTTCCGTCGAGTCAGCGGTCTCTGATGACGCTTGTGCTTCGGAAACTTCTGGCCTCCTCCTCCTTCGCGATCGCGGGAGCTCTGGATTCTATGAGTTCTCGCCTTCGAGAACGACTCCGTCTCGCCGATGGGCCGACTCCACTGGAAGAAGCGTTGGAAGAAGACTTCGAAGCGTTGGATGAGATGGCCGAGGAGTGGGAGGAGGATGAAGACGTTGCCGAAGTACTTACCGAAGCCGATAGGAAGATCATTCAACAGGAAATTGATGATCTCGAAGGTTTCCGAAAGCTCGCTTTGTCCATCACCCACAACGCCAAGGGCCAAGCGCTCCTGACAGCCCTTCGGACAGCTTTTGTGAAGGCATCTGATCTCGGCGCGGCTCAGAAAGCCATCATCTTTACCGAATCCAGACGAACGCAGGAATATCTGCTTCGGGTTCTCGCCGAAAGTCCGTGGAAAGACCACATTGTTTTGTTCAATGGCTCGAATAATGATGAGAAGTCGAAGCAAATTTATCAGGCGTGGCTCGAACGGCATCAGGGTACAGACCGAGTTACCGGCTCACGTTCTGCCGATATGCGATCTGCGCTCGTTGATTATTTCAAGGAACAGGGCCGGATCATGATTGCCACTGAAGCGGGTGCTGAGGGTATCAATCTGCAATTCTGTTCCTTAGTCGTAAACTACGACCTTCCGTGGAATCCGCAGCGTATCGAACAACGGATCGGGCGATGTCACCGATACGGCCAAAAACACGATGTAGTGGTCGTGAATTTCCTGAACCAAACCAACGAAGCCGATCAGCATGTCTTTCGTCTGCTTTCAGAAAAGTTCCAGCTCTTCGAGGGTGTCTTCGGAGCAAGCGATGAAGTCCTGGGGGCCATCGAGTCCGGAGTGGATTTCGAAAAACGAATTGCGGATATCTATCAACGTTGCCGGACCCCTCAGGAGATCAAGACCTCGTTCGACCAACTCCAAAGCGAACTGGGTACCCAGATAGACGAGGCAATGACAAGAGCCCGTCAGCTGCTACTAGAACACTTTGACGACGAGGTGAGGGAGAAGCTCCGAGTCAGCGACGAAAGTTCACGGCAGTATCTGAATCGGTACGAACGTATGTTGATGGATCTCACTCGCTTCGAGTTGTGGGATCATGCAGATTTTCTGTCGGACAGCGCTTTTAGACTGAACTCCTGTCCGTTCAAAGGTGAGATCCCCCTTGGTCTCTACGAACTGCCCCGCCGGACGGGGGATGCGCATCTCTATCGCCTGGCTCATCCCTTAGCAGAACAGATTCTAGAGCAGGCCAAGCGCCGCATGCTCGATCCAGCGGAATTGGCCTTCGAGTATGGCAAACATGACGGCAAAGTTAGCGTAGTAGAGCCGTTCATCGGCAAATCCGGCATCATGAGTGTGTCATTATTCACCGTTGATGCATTGGACCAAGCGGAGGACTATCTGATTTGTACGGGAGTGACGGACCACGGCGAAGTCTTGGATGAAGGAGTGGCTCGGCGACTGCTCTCGCTTCCAGGAATAGTGACCAAACCTGCAAGCTCATTATTCGACCATCTTGCCCTTCGTGCAAGAGCAGAAGAGCAACAGGAAGTCATTCGCAAACAGATTTCAAGACGCAATGCGGAGTTTTTTGAAAACGAAGTCGATAAGCTCGATTCCTGGGCAGACGATCTGAAAGTGGGCCTTGAACGGAACATCAAGGAGTTCGACCGCCAGATCAAGGAAGCCCGCAAGGCAGCCGTGGCAGCCATCACGCTTGAGGAGAAGTTAGCTGGGCAGAAGCAGATCAAGGCGATCGAGGCCGAACGAAGCAAGCTCCGGAGAGCGTTGTTCGACGCTCAGGACGAAATTGATCGTCGACGTGAACAACTGATCAATGAGATCGAGGGAAAGTTGCAACAAAAGGTCAGCTCGGAGCAGCTGTTTACTATTCGCTGGGTGGTCAGGTAG
- a CDS encoding AIPR family protein codes for MPISEAQKTQIIEVLKQRYFPIVLPIQQNWSPEQHEKNRLSRSLSVFAIEKLAEVDPTSAANALMDGGNDNGLDAVCYDRAKNTLWLIQAKAGNAPDMGENKKFCDGITDLIEGRFEKFNETFERLESDVEEALSTTGVKIIGCHIHLGGELGTHAITDLEQLKVQLNRFDERFDWKECDIPIIHGWLTAEHAIAPVSAELTLEKWYGVDQPRRAFYGLVCAEELATLYQQHGKALFEKNIRHYLGAQTVNTAIETTVQDRPNELFYLNNGLTAVCSSIQLKPGANNEKRRFSLEGFSVVNGAQTVGSIATVRATKGAISPDAKLLITLIEVGNAPDNLGPQITRSRNTQNSIRGLHFAALDPLQERLRQDLAISGVTYYYRPSAEAAKKGPNVITLEEAAVSLASLSGKTKTIVAAKKEIGQIYDQTGVYYKGLFRDDLTGVRLCRAVRIYRHLMCIFLASELAEMPHSRRKMFYRHGAFFILHILARRHRSLVDKPQMDLAEDDQAELSRVGLEIAELIYTVAEEKFQQLVGYLSIFRNITDAEMLASEVMQRLAKQDAHRQSQAQFVGQTASPPSETSSGANSA; via the coding sequence ATGCCAATATCAGAGGCGCAGAAGACCCAGATCATTGAGGTGCTTAAACAGCGATATTTTCCTATTGTCTTGCCAATTCAACAGAACTGGAGCCCCGAGCAACACGAGAAGAATCGATTAAGTCGTTCATTGTCTGTATTCGCCATAGAAAAGTTAGCAGAAGTTGACCCCACATCTGCAGCGAACGCATTGATGGACGGAGGAAATGATAACGGACTCGATGCTGTCTGTTACGACCGAGCAAAAAACACACTATGGCTCATTCAGGCAAAGGCGGGAAACGCGCCTGATATGGGTGAGAATAAAAAGTTTTGTGATGGCATTACAGACTTAATCGAAGGGCGATTTGAAAAGTTTAATGAGACCTTCGAGCGTTTGGAATCAGATGTAGAAGAAGCACTATCAACTACTGGCGTGAAGATAATTGGATGTCACATCCACCTAGGCGGTGAGTTAGGCACTCATGCGATAACGGACCTTGAACAACTAAAGGTCCAGTTGAATCGGTTTGATGAGCGTTTCGATTGGAAAGAGTGTGACATACCCATAATTCATGGATGGCTGACCGCTGAACATGCAATTGCACCTGTTAGTGCAGAACTTACTTTGGAAAAGTGGTATGGAGTGGACCAACCACGTCGTGCGTTCTATGGCCTCGTATGTGCGGAAGAGCTGGCAACTTTATATCAGCAACATGGCAAGGCACTCTTTGAAAAAAACATACGGCATTACTTGGGTGCACAAACCGTAAATACAGCGATTGAAACCACTGTTCAAGATAGGCCGAATGAATTATTTTACTTAAACAATGGTCTGACTGCTGTGTGTTCATCAATTCAGCTCAAACCCGGTGCAAATAACGAGAAAAGACGGTTTAGCCTGGAAGGTTTTTCTGTTGTAAATGGAGCTCAGACCGTCGGCTCCATAGCTACAGTCCGAGCCACCAAGGGAGCTATCTCCCCAGACGCGAAACTACTTATCACTCTAATAGAAGTAGGAAATGCACCTGACAACTTAGGCCCTCAGATTACCCGGTCAAGAAATACACAAAACTCTATCAGAGGGCTTCACTTCGCTGCCTTAGACCCACTTCAAGAGCGTCTAAGACAGGACCTCGCAATATCAGGAGTGACATATTACTATCGACCTTCAGCAGAGGCTGCGAAAAAGGGACCTAACGTCATCACATTGGAAGAAGCGGCAGTATCGCTCGCGAGTCTAAGCGGCAAAACGAAAACGATCGTCGCAGCTAAGAAGGAAATCGGGCAGATCTACGATCAAACGGGCGTCTATTACAAGGGCTTATTCCGGGATGATTTAACAGGAGTGCGCCTTTGTCGGGCAGTTCGCATATACAGGCATCTAATGTGTATATTTTTGGCCTCAGAATTAGCGGAGATGCCACACTCTCGGCGGAAGATGTTCTATCGACATGGGGCATTTTTCATTCTTCATATCCTGGCTAGACGACATCGCTCATTAGTCGACAAACCTCAAATGGATCTAGCGGAGGATGATCAGGCAGAGCTGTCTCGCGTCGGGCTAGAGATCGCGGAGCTAATTTACACAGTGGCAGAGGAAAAGTTCCAGCAATTGGT